Part of the Suricata suricatta isolate VVHF042 chromosome 8, meerkat_22Aug2017_6uvM2_HiC, whole genome shotgun sequence genome, GGCACGGGGATTTTccaagagggagaaggaaatagaaaatgtagcTCATCCACATTGCATGACTAATGCGTAAAGACCCCCAAAACAATCACAAGATACACAGAAACCGAAAAAAGATACCTGAGATCTTGCCTGTCAAAGTGAAGTAATGTTANNNNNNNNNNNNNNNNNNNNNNNNNNNNNNNNNNNNNNNNNNNNNNNNNNNNNNNNNNNNNNNNNNNNNNNNNNNNNNNNNNNNNNNNNNNNNNNNNNNNTTTAAATATGCATTTCCTGAGTAAACTGCCCCCACTCGAATACACTGGTCATGACAACAGTCCCTCAGTGTCTCCCCCTCTAAAATGAAGGTAACAACAGAACCTGTCATGTAACGCAATACCAGCATCAAATGGGAAAGCACTTTACTAAGTTCTCTGGACACAATGACACCTCAGGTTACTGCTGACTGTCCAAGAGGCATCTCATCCCTCTCCAAACACGGACAAAAATTCAcctgaaaatacagaaacaagTGTAAACAACTAAAGCCAAGGAGACTGTCAAATGTGTGTAAGTGCAAAGAGGGATTACAAAACAGTGCAGGACATTCAAAACCAAAAGGCTCTGGTGATCTGATGAGGCCTGGAAGGAGCGGCGTGGAAGGAAAAGGCTGTGTCCTGCTCAGGGGACATTTGAGAGAATCACCAACTCCTGACATTGACTCACAATCTAAGACACTTAACATGTAACGGACAAAGAGGGCAGGACGCATCCTGTTGGCAGGATTCCCGAGACGCCTGCTCACCTGCACCTGTTATTCTCCCAACTCCAGGTGCAGGGACAATGGGGACCAGGTCAAGGTGTTTGGGTCAGAGGACCAACTGCAGACAGGCCACAGGGTGCGGTAAGAAGTGTACAGTGTAAGCGATCCCCCCCAGGCCAGACTGATCTGTGTGCAGAACTGCCCAGGCCTGGTCCGAGAGGAGACCGTCCTGGGCAGCAACACCAAGGAGGTCTTCCAGAAGCTCTGGCCGTCCTTCACTGAGACCCCTCCAGCCACCACTGCGGCTGCCCTCATGAAGATCAGCATCCAGAAGTTCACGTGCTAAAAGTTATCGCCGAAAGCAAAAGAGCAAGCTAGCGGAAGAGGAAGTAGTTTAATTTTAATGCATAAATAGAACAATGTACATCTTATGCTGACTTCTGGCCTTGCACCTGTAACTTCACAAAAGGCACAATTTGTGGAGACTTTTGAATGCGTGCTTCCTGGCCTTCTTAGGCGAAGAAAAAGCACACCTAAGAAAAAATTCTAGTTTTTGCTTGTAATGCACATAAAATACATGCAGTGTTGCTGCGTCAAAAGAGCACTATCATGAACGTTCCAAACTGAGTTTTCTCTTTGCTGATGGGTCTGaggaacttgcccaagttcacggGTACGTgcaaaggcagaaggagaaagctACCTTGTTCTTTCTCTGGCTTCAAGCAAACAGCTTTACAAAAGCATCTTAAACCCCAGGAAAATGGGTTTCCCAAGACCTGGTTAAAAACTAAGAAACTGGCCAGAGCTGCAGATTCTGATTTTAGGTTAGTTTCAGAAGAGAACAACCCTCAGTGTCTTCAAAGGACACTCAGGACAGCTCATACTCCAGAGACGGCTTTGTGAACAAGGACTCGGGGCTGGCTGTGGAGGGTCTCACAAGCCAGACCACGAGACACACAGGGGAGGACGGCCCGGGAACATCGCGATCTGCCACGTTGTGGAAGGTTCCCTATGCCACTGGTGCCGGTCTCTCCCCCGCTGTGGGGGCGGGAGAGCAGGGTCTCTGGACGGGAGACTCCTGTTGGCAGTGGCTGGACGGGTAAAGCACCGGCAGTCCGTCagtaaagaatgagaaagagatcCCCTCGGAGGGTTTCAGAAACGGACCCGAGCGCAAAAGGACTTTGACAAAGGGGCCCCTGTGTGTCATGGCCACCTCCCCATGTCACACAGCTCACATGCATTGCTGGGGTCCAAAGAACAGAGAACAGCGAGACCTACTGGGGCCGGAAGACTGCAGTCTGAGGGTCACCTCTGAGCCAGAGTCCTCTCGGCCATCCAGGAAAAGGGAATCCTCATACATGGAAGGCCTCCGGAGCAGGAAGTCAGGACACCAGTCTGAGGTCCACCCAAAGACTGCACAGAGATGAGAAGGAAGTAGGAGACCACGAattccttcctccccacttcccaccACACACCATCCACCAGCGAAGAAGCGGCTCCAGCGCTGACCGCGGAGGGCGCTCTGGAGCCAGCGATCCTACCCACTCGAATGTGCTTGtttccagacatttaaaaacGGGACAGTATTCAACTCGTAAGGCTGGAAAATAAAGTACACAAATAAATCAGCtcagaagaaaatgtttcctaATGTGATCCAAACAGACAAACTGTAGAATGCTCAAGCCTCCTTGGGATGTCAGGAAGAAAAGCCGAACAAAGCAGACGgtgtagggacagagagactggCCGTGCATGTGAACAGGCGTTTCACACACCACCAGATACAGGCCCCTCTGAAGCGGCTGGAGCCCCTAGGACTCCAATGGTAGCTGGCCCCTGAACAATGCCGGGGGGTGGGACACGCACCCCGCCCagttaaagtccacatatgactTTCAAGTCCACCCAAGTTTACGAGTAGTAGTTTGCGGCTGACCAGAGGCCTCACCGATCACTTCAATACTCAATTACCATGTGTTTTGTAATTTATGTGAAGGATACAGTGCGTTCttacaaagcaaaaagaaaatcatgaggaagaTACCTTTAGGGCCCCATACTGTATCTGTTGAAAAATACCCAGGCATAAGACAGCCCAAAACAGTTCAGACCCACGTTGTGCAAGGGCCTGTGCCTCACATCCTGGAATGGACAAAACCATAAACACAGCGGAGAGCCTGGGAATTGCcagagactgggggagggagaaacgAACAGGCGGTGCCTGGGGAACCTTCAGGGCAGGGAACCTGTTGGGTAGGATACTGTCATGGTGGACGTCTGCCATCACATATGGACGTCAAGACGTGAACCACACAACACCAGGGGCGAACTGTTACATCCATTCTGGACTTCAGATAATAACCTATCAGAACTGACCACCCACTGGAACAACGTACCACGGCTAACGTAACACACTAACAACAGGGGATCTGGGGCTCGGAAGAGTCCATGGGATCTCTGTACTCTCTGCTCGATTCTCAGATAAAGCTACCCTGCTCTAAGAAGGATCTACTATGGGGCCCCCGAGGCTCAGCCGGTTaaatatccgactcttgatttcagctcaggtcatgatcccagggtcatgggattcgggtccatgctgggctccatgctgagcgtggagcctgctgggtatacactctctctgtctgtctgtctctctctccttttattgcctcccctgctagtgcacgctctttctctgaaacaaacaaaaaaagaatataacaacAATAGAAACAAGCAAAAGTGGTAACAGAATAGAAAGAGATTAGACAGAATCCCATTTTTCTGGATTGCGTGACAGGCTGGAGAGTGGAACAAAGAGTCAGTAGGATCAAGAGCAGAAGGCACAGGCGGAGCTACACAGAATTACTATTAATCTGAGGGGTCCTTTGGACAACCTCCATGGAAATGATGGCAGGTGGCTGACCAAAGGTATCTGGTCCACGTGGGAAAACAGACAGTGGGCCACTCAGAGCCCGGGACGGGGAAGCGGACTGGGAGAAGGGTCATGAGCCATATACGGAACAGGGCACAGGAACAGGGCAGAAGAATCAGTCACGGGGGCAGCAGAAGAGATTTGTCACAGAACCAACAGAGCAGACCCTGCAGATGGGAAAGGGGGCTGAGCGGATCAAGGCAAGGACTGGCGAATAGCTAGTTTTGTATGTTAGCTCACGGTGACCTTTCCTGGGGCAGGTTCTGGGGATGGGCAGGGACAGAAGTAAGGCTGCAGGAGAAAACGTGTATGGAGACGAAGCAATCTTTGCCAGAGACGGATGGCACAGGTCTGAGATGCATACCAGAGAGACTAACACAGAAATATTTAGCAAGACTTACTGGAGGCTGAGAAGGCCATTCCTCCAGAGTACCCTCGTTTTACCCCTGGAAAAACAACAGATCTATGGGAGGATACTGTAGGTCCCAGAAAAATCATATGCACTAGGTGCTCCCTGGACCAGTATGTCTCGGCTTCCAGGAGGCACAAGTAGGCACCAACAGCCATGGCTTACGCGCTGCCATTTAGGGTATCTGATCACAATCAGAGTGAGATGGCCAAAGAAACTGCAAAACCCACGAGAAAACTAAAGTGTTTCTCGCCAGGTCAGTGTCAGTCCAGGAAGGAACGGCATTTGTCACTGTTTTCAGTGAACGTGAAGCACACCAGGAGCCCTGCACTCGGGCTTTCAAGGCTCTGAAGGAGTGTGCTGTAGACACATGTGAACACGACAGACACGCCTGCTGCcactctggtactttgtgtttcGTCCAATCATATCTCTTTTCTATCTCTCCCCCGTTAAAAGCTGAACTATGCGTCTCCTAGAGGATATTACAAAAGTAAGTggggaataaaaacagaaacagaaacactcACCACAGATCTACTCATCTTCTGCCGCTCTTGGGAAAACGTGGACAGAGAAAGTGGAGGCAGAcctaggagaaaaaagagaagccaTGAAGCTAGACGTGATTTCTATGGCCAAGAAAGTTCCGTGAAAGACACCTGTGGGGCACAGTCCCATTAAATCTTCAGAAGTAACNNNNNNNNNNNNNNNNNNNNNNNNNNNNNNNNNNNNNNNNNNNNNNNNNNNNNNNNNNNNNNNNNNNNNNNNNNNNNNNNNNNNNNNNNNNNNNNNNNNNTTCGGCCAGCGGTGACCAGGACACAGACGTGAAGCGGGGCGAGACGGCGGCACTGCGCGTGCCTGAACACGCACACCGGCGAGATGCACATGCGCAGGACCCTCGCGCCATGCTACCTCCCGAGCGAAACTGATACCCGAACACTTTTTCCGGTAAGTGTAGGCTCCCACAATTTACCGGACGTTACCGAAATCCCCACCGCATCTAGGATGGAAATAGCTGCACAGGGCATACGGCTGCACAACAAATTGGAAACTTTCCTTTTTCACAAGATAAATCAACATCCATGAAAGCTGTCATCCGGGCCCAATTGCTCAGGATGTAGTTATTCCAGCCGAGTCCGTGCCTTTGTGACAGACTGCTCTTCCTGAGGTCTGGCAGCCACATGTCTCCCCGCGGTCACGCCTATGTGTGCGTGTCGACCCGTGGCTGGGCCGCAAGTCAGCGTCTGGCAGTGTGGCCACCACCACGTCCCAGTGTGTGGAAGGCTGATGTGCAGGCGGTGGTGGGGGCAATGATCATGGGTGAGGCCATCGGATTCCCCCGATTTCCTACATGCACAATGAGTCACTGTGCCTCTGAGGACACAGACCCACCTTCCCTCAGGCCGATGCCCTCAGGCCTCCATGGTCCTGGCACTCTCCTCGGGCAGCAGGGTGCGATCCCGCCCCCACACCCACAGCTCCGGGTCAAAAGCCTGAATCTGGAAGACAGCCAGCCAATGCCTGAGCACACAGCCTCCAGGTGGGCGCCCCTCCATCCCACCGGCCCAGCTCCCCTCCCCGATCCGGCGTCCCGTCCCTCCGTGTCCCTGTCCCTCCCACGGGGCGCTCCCCGCCCCAGGTCCCCACAGCCTATCCACCTCCTCACACTCTTCCCGGGTCACCCTGGTCCTCCAGCGCATAGAGCGGAGGAATTGGAATCGGAGTTTGTGAAACAAGGGACGCTGGAAGCGGTTCCTCCCGTACAGGAAGGAAAAGATGGCCTGCTTGGGGGCCTGGTTGTCCTCTTCCATGTCACTGGCCAGGTAGCTGCAGAGACAGGGCAGGCTGCTGGTcaggagcagggcaggaaggATCCCCTACCCCTGAGCTCAGCTTCCCAGTGAGGACACAGGCTGCCCACTACCCAGTGTCCCCAAATGCCACCGAGTCATCAAGAAGGCACTGCTGGGCAGAGACTTCTTCCACCCTGATGACAAGGCAGAACATGGCAGGGAAGCCGGAGGACATGTCCTGCCCCTTTATCCCAGCCCCACTCACACCCCTTCCCCTTGAAGACACCTGTGTCCCCGTGGAGTAGGGACATACATGTCTCCTGTGGGCAGGAGCTGAGTCGGCACTGTGTCTGCAGAAATGGGCTCTCCTGCCAACTGACTAACATAGGACTCGGTTCATGTGGGTGCATGAGTTCAACATACACGTCTGTCCCATCCCCCTTCCAATGGCCTTCTGGTCCCTGGCACGTAAGAGACACTTGGGAAGTTTTGGTTCAGCGAGCTGAccgatgaatgaatgcatgcatgcatgcttgCTCTCATGGTCTTAACTTAAACATTTGCAACACGGCAGGGATTGCGTTGAGTGTTTGAAGACAGTGGAGGTGTTTTGACAAGACCTGCCATTAATGCCTGTCTGGTCGCATGGGGTTGGGGACAGGGCTGTGGGAGGATGGACAGGAAATAACTATAGTccagggccgcctggggggctcagtcagttaagcttcagacttcagctcaggtcatcatctcacagctccggctcgcgtcaggctgtgtgctgacagctcagggcctggagactgtttcagattctgtgtctctgtctgctctgccctgccccactcatactctgtctcttttggCCTCTCAACATAAAcattaacaaacttttaaaactaacTATAGTCTAAAATATCCATGAGGCTAGgattgttctttgaaaaaattttttattgtttatttttgaggggggcggagagagagagtgagaagagacaccaggagaatgagtaggggaggagcagagggagcgggagacacagaaatagaagcaggctccagggtctgaagcTCTCAGCACagtatggggcttaaactcacataccatgagatcaggacctgtgcCGAACTCGGAtgattaactgagccacacaagctccccaaaaattttctttaatttttttaatgttttatttacttttgagactgagagagacagagcatgagcggggaggggcagggaaagagggagacagaatcggaagcaggctccaggcactgagctgtcagcacagagccagatgaggggctcgaacccatgaatgtgagatcatgagctgagctgaagtcggaggctcaatcgactgagccacccgtgtgcccccctaaaaatgatttttaatgttcatatatttttgagaaagagaaagagagaaaaaaatacgagtgggggaggggcagagagaggggtacagaggatcctcagcgggctctgcaatgacagcacagagccgggtgcggggattgaactcacggaccatgagatcatgacctgaaccacatgCTCATCTGActaagttacccaggtgcccccgagagTAGGATTTTAACAACAGCGCTACCAGGGTACCCAAATCAGCGAGGTCAGGGGAGCGTCTGAAGATTTGGGAGATGGAATCAACCCTGAGGACAGGTCATTTACTTCCGGTGCATGTGTAAAATCACCTGGACAAGAAACACAGTGTGGAAACAGAGGGAAGGGTGCTTGGCAGGTTGGGTGGAGACTGTGGAGAGGGTTGGGTCCCAACTGGGGGCTGTGGCCTTGCCTGAGAGCGCCCTGGCACGCCAAGTGAGAAGATGAAGCAGAAGGGTGCTTGGGAAGGACTTTAGGCACATCATGCCCACTGGCCTGGGGACAGATTTGTAAGACCCCAGGGAGCACCTTCACATAGGTCTGTGCTACGTGCTGAGGGCCTGAATAGAGGCATTGGTGCTGGGAACGCAGAGGAGGACGGCGATGACGTCACTGGGGATTGCCCCGGGAAAGACACGCAGGATGGGAACTGGCTGCTTCTCTGCTGGCCAGGCCCAGGCCAGTGCCCGTCTTTGCTTCCCTCCTCTTCGGAGACTCgtctgttttctgtcctttcgTCTCAGCTGACGTTAGGGTTGTTTGTGTTTACAAAGAACAGTATCAAAAACACTATGCTGCAATCCTATCACTTTTATACCCAGACTAaccagttaagaaaaaaacaggttaACAACTGATCAGTTACAAACAGActtaagaaaaacagatgaagggcgcctgggtggctcagtcggttgagcgtcggcttcggctccgGCCAcggtctcgcggtttgtgggttcgagccccgcgtcagactctgtgctgacagctagctcagagcctggagccttctttggatgctgtggctccctctttctctgaccctcccctgctcacgctgtctctctctctcaaaaataaattaaacagtttaagtaaaaaaagaaaatagatgacaGGAccttggcggctcagtcagttcagcgtctgactcttggtttcagctcaggtcgtgatctcgtggatTCTGAGTCTGAACCTCACGGTGCGCTCTGTGCTGCCAtcgcacagcctgcttgggattccctctctctctccctctctctctggctttccccctcaaaataaatgaataaacttgaaaaaaaataggtGGAGGTCAGAGTCCCACTTCTCCTCTCATCTTTGCAAGGTACTGAGTGCTGTTGATGGTGAGACAAAATACTCACAGCGCTATGAAGAAATGGATTTGCTGGTACTGCCAGGAGAAAAGACCAGCTCGGCTAAAATAAGCTATGACCATGGACAGGAGGTACTgctggagggaggaagaaagccaTAAGAGAGAGGTCACATTCCAGGGAGGGAGAAGAGTGGGGGCAGGGTATGGCAGGCCTCCGCAGGTGCTTGCGCTCCCACATGTCGCCTGCACCTGCTCATTTGCTATCAGAAGGTTGGATGCTAACCCAGGAAGTCGAGGGAAGAGTTTTTGGTGCTGGGGGGTGCTCACTCTGCTGTTTGGGGGGCTTGTCTTTAGAATAGCCGGCATCAGGAGGGTCTTTAATAAGCTGGAGGAGAGGGACGCCCCCAGGGGCTGAGAGGAGAGGGGACTTAGGTGACAACAGTCAGAGAGCCACAGCGGGGGTGCAGATCCCAGGGGATCCGCAGGAAACCAGGAGCCCGGGAAGGGAACTGTCGGGAGCAGCAGGCCGGAGGGAGCAGGAGAGCTGCGGCCTCAGAaggccccccgcccctccctccctgggaccGCTGTTGGAGCAGGGACACATCTTAGCGTAGAGTGATGGACGGTACCTTGTCAGACAGTCTCAGGTGTTTGTCCCAGGCCAGGAACTTTTTGATCACAGGATCTTCTGTGAAAAGAAGGCATGTGCTAGTTAGGTTGGGAAGCACAACAGGGTTAGTGTGGGGCCCTTGCAGAGTGAAGAGGAGAATGAAGCTCCCCCTGGGGCAGTTTGCAGAGTCTGGCCGAGGGGGAGGCTGCCGGGCAGAGGGGCAAGAAGAACACTCGCTGGCCAGGAAGATATGGCGGGACCCctgcagggggcaggag contains:
- the LOC115297564 gene encoding speedy protein E4-like — its product is MASSEPGSQSEEQSPQSSTSAQYPLEVVVVVNQETPGPSAPRVGPHSLPPSHGWKRRREESDEEEEEEEKEEETAPQAEDTWVVDSLYGLKMKLKRRRVSSVLTEHHEVFTRLLEDPVIKKFLAWDKHLRLSDKYLLSMVIAYFSRAGLFSWQYQQIHFFIALYLASDMEEDNQAPKQAIFSFLYGRNRFQRPLFHKLRFQFLRSMRWRTRVTREECEEIQAFDPELWVWGRDRTLLPEESARTMEA